The Neodiprion virginianus isolate iyNeoVirg1 chromosome 5, iyNeoVirg1.1, whole genome shotgun sequence genome contains a region encoding:
- the LOC124304942 gene encoding uncharacterized protein LOC124304942 isoform X2 codes for MTDRCQLCLLTGGNKAVRMEKTTGERPYPCDYPGCTKAFTQSGQLKTHQRLHTGEKPFLCTESGCEMRFTHANRHCPDHPYATLTRSDDFVLKPVTGNTDLPHDVTRWLERYKMSREREDRTPTGKSERKKKAWKCSMDNHKRTKSRKGLMMDATGEQENVERKIQSSQRLYCGESQDSQEESQDEDPVEACAMLQISEDEESTQTSKLPITPVRRSLDRLQPKKRWLREACLEQQLAKPLRWDPPSNGQQNSDSAQLDIEIAQGQFGTSWNEGSCITEQTSDSSLSTFNDTCYKSETEILDSVSLGSNPNSDISWDLSIKVPPIDNEVTVENCSAEIGFGDNSTSVNQHCWDSLAREILPNNNTKAFNISPIAASSHWALTNSLFEEQLPQSKFPSPVKNNPNQRSAASALSWTRENERRPTVLMLARSCANPGVKEAAPNNKTALNQDNVNERTGAKVVVVKQEMHQQDNLIPEDNQKWLGALALMELAKTQQEAARVLELNNETRTLVLPANKQYTHL; via the coding sequence CACGCAATCCGGGCAGTTGAAAACACACCAGCGTCTTCACACAGGAGAGAAACCATTTCTGTGTACAGAATCTGGATGCGAAATGAGGTTTACTCATGCGAATCGGCATTGTCCGGATCATCCCTATGCGACGTTGACGAGATCCGATGACTTTGTGCTCAAgccggtaaccggaaatacAGATCTGCCTCACGACGTCACACGATGGTTAGAGCGATACAAAATGTCAAGGGAAAGGGAGGATAGAACGCCAACTGGAAAGAGTGAGCGTAAGAAAAAGGCGTGGAAGTGCAGTATGGACAATCATAAGAGGACAAAATCCAGAAAAGGCCTGATGATGGACGCTACTGGTGAACAAGAAAATGTGGAGCGAAAAATTCAGTCCAGTCAAAGGCTCTACTGTGGGGAAAGCCAAGACAGCCAAGAGGAAAGCCAGGATGAGGATCCGGTGGAAGCCTGTGCCATGCTTCAGATATCCGAAGACGAAGAATCGACTCAGACGAGCAAACTCCCCATAACTCCGGTTCGCAGATCACTGGACAGACTCCAGCCAAAGAAACGCTGGCTAAGAGAAGCCTGCCTTGAACAACAGCTCGCAAAGCCGCTAAGATGGGATCCGCCATCAAATGGTCAGCAAAACTCTGACTCTGCTCAACTGGATATTGAGATTGCCCAGGGCCAGTTCGGCACCTCATGGAACGAAGGTTCTTGCATCACAGAGCAGACTTCAGATTCAAGTCTGAGCACATTCAACGACACGTGCTACAAGTCTGAGACGGAGATATTGGACTCTGTATCTCTGGGGTCTAATCCTAACTCAGATATATCCTGGGATTTATCCATCAAAGTGCCTCCCATTGACAACGAAGTTACTGTGGAAAATTGCTCGGCCGAGATCGGCTTCGGTGACAATTCTACCTCCGTCAATCAGCACTGCTGGGATTCACTGGCGCGCGAGATTCTGCCCAACAACAATACCAAAGCATTTAATATCTCTCCGATAGCTGCGAGTTCGCACTGGGCCTTGACAAACTCATTATTCGAGGAGCAACTTCCTCAGTCGAAATTTCCTTCGCCAGTCAAGAATAATCCTAATCAACGCTCTGCTGCGTCTGCGCTGTCCTGGACCAGGGAAAACGAGAGGAGACCTACGGTCCTGATGCTGGCTAGAAGCTGCGCCAACCCTGGTGTCAAGGAAGCTGCCCCAAACAACAAGACTGCATTGAATCAGGACAATGTCAATGAAAGAACAGGTGCAAAAGTTGTAGTGGTTAAGCAGGAGATGCATCAGCAGGACAATCTGATACCTGAAGATAACCAGAAGTGGCTTGGTGCACTTGCACTCATGGAACTTGCCAAAACCCAACAAGAAGCTGCCAGAGTTTTGGAGCTGAACAATGAAACGAGAACCCTTGTATTACCTGCCAACAAACAGTACACGCATCTTTAG